A genomic window from Lotus japonicus ecotype B-129 chromosome 1, LjGifu_v1.2 includes:
- the LOC130729444 gene encoding B3 domain-containing protein Os03g0619800-like isoform X1 gives MAPKFPLENPTTHFFKIITLHDHEGKLMIPRAFVEKYGEGLPKTVFVKPPNGAEWKLDLVKSDGEIWFQKGWKEFAEHHSLAHGHLLLFRYGGTSHFQLRIFAMNALEINYPVKTVECKRASDAKGKKPANNENSEDYKEGRKRKANLSLEVLQPCKMETGGCVKAGSAFKFRKTASPHTDKMCKGKQVITAKQVTALERASSFKICNPSFLIFMHPSYIRGYMNLPPEFCLRHLDLSKPQGVFNLLLNGRVWTAGYVIWKTKIALSSRWRAFVTDNKLKVGDVCTFELIAKTNNTFQVHIFRESDNASCSTSQVSDLRAGQKREANLLSESLRPCKVGRSRCARVGNSLKLQKGASSSTDKKCLGKEGITAKQVTALDRARSFKICNPSVLIFMYPSYIIHGQLNLPSNFCLRHLDLRKPRGFINLEMLNGTVSTVKYLIKKSNTQKKIVLGRGWKAFVKDNNLKVGDVCSFELIAKTCNTFQVHIFRESDNANCPTSQVSDIRGGIKRKANLSSESLQPCKVGRSRCAKVGNSLKLKKGASFSTDKRCQGKQVIAAKQVTALDRASSFKTCNPSFLIFMRPTYVTRGEMNLPARFCLQHLDLSKPKGDINLGVVNGRVWTVKYLIRKSKRRVKIVLPSRGWRVFVKDNNLKVGDVCTFELIVSTNNTFLVHIFRESDNANSPTSQESVKVEELVKD, from the exons ATGGCTCCTAAGTTTCCTCTGGAGAACCCAACAACCCACTTTTTCAAGATCATAACCCTTCATGATCATGAAGGAAAGCTA ATGATCCCAAGAGCATTTGTGGAGAAATATGGAGAAGGCTTGCCGAAAACTGTATTTGTTAAGCCTCCAAATGGTGCAGAGTGGAAATTAGATTTGGTTAAAAGTGATGGTGAAATATGGTTTCAAAAGGGGTGGAAAGAGTTTGCAGAACATCATTCTCTAGCTCATGGCCATCTTCTGCTTTTCAGATACGGAGGAACTTCCCATTTTCAGCTACGCATCTTTGCTATGAATGCCTTGGAGATAAACTATCCTGTGAAAACAGTAGAATGTAAAAGGGCCTCTGATGCTAAAGGAAAGAAACCGgcaaataatgaaaattcagAAGATTACAAAGAAGGTCGAAAAAGAAAAGCTAACTTGTCATTAGAAGTTCTTCAACCATGTAAAATGGAAACTGGTGGATGTGTTAAAGCTGGAAGTGCCTTCAAATTCCGAAAGACAGCATCGCCCCATACTGACAAAATGTGTAAAG GAAAACAAGTGATTACTGCTAAGCAAGTTACAGCTCTTGAAAGAGCAAGCTCTTTCAAAATTTGTAATCCGTCCTTCCTGATTTTCATGCATCCCTCATATATCCGTGGTTACATG AATTTACCACCTGAGTTTTGTCTGAGACACTTAGATTTGAGCAAACCGCAGGGAGTTTTCAATCTTCTGTTAAATGGGAGAGTTTGGACTGCAGGATACGTAATATGGAAAACCAAAATTGCACTTTCAAGTAGATGGAGGGCATTTGTAACAGACAATAAGTTGAAAGTTGGTGATGTTTGCACCTTTGAGCTCATTGCTAAGACTAATAACACCTTCCAGGTTCACATCTTTAGAGAGTCAGACAATGCAAGTTGCTCAACATCTCAAG TTTCAGATCTCAGAGCAGGGCAGAAGAGAGAAGCTAACTTGTTATCAGAGTCTCTTCGCCCATGTAAAGTGGGAAGGAGTAGATGTGCTAGAGTTGGAAATTCCTTGAAGTTGCAAAAGGGGGCATCGTCCAGTACTGACAAAAAGTGCCTAG GAAAAGAAGGGATTACAGCCAAACAAGTTACTGCTCTTGACAGAGCAAGATCTTTCAAAATTTGCAATCCATCAGTCCTGATTTTCATGTATCCGTCATATATTATCCATGGTCAGCTG AATTTACCATCTAATTTTTGTCTGAGACACTTAGATTTGAGAAAACCAAGGGGATTCATCAATCTTGAAATGTTAAATGGGACAGTTTCGACTGTAAAGTACCTAATCAAGAAAAGCAATACACAAAAGAAAATTGTACTTGGACGTGGATGGAAAGCATTTGTAAAGGACAATAACTTGAAAGTTGGTGATGTTTGCTCCTTTGAGCTCATTGCCAAGACTTGTAACACCTTCCAGGTTCACATCTTTAGAGAGTCAGACAATGCAAATTGTCCAACATCTCAAG TTTCAGATATCAGAGGAGGGATAAAGAGAAAAGCTAACTTGTCATCAGAGTCTCTTCAACCATGTAAAGTGGGAAGGAGTAGATGTGCTAAAGTTGGAAATTCCTTGAAATTGAAAAAGGGGGCATCGTTCAGTACAGACAAAAGGTGCCAAG GAAAACAAGTGATTGCTGCCAAACAAGTTACAGCTCTTGACAGAGCAAGCTCTTTCAAAACTTGTAATCCATCCTTCCTGATTTTCATGCGTCCTACATATGTTACCCGTGGTGAGATG AATTTACCAGCTAGATTTTGTCTGCAACACTTAGATTTGAGCAAACCGAAGGGAGATATCAATCTTGGAGTGGTAAATGGGAGAGTTTGGACTGTAAAGTACCTAATCAGGAAATCCAAAAGAAGAGTGAAAATTGTACTACCCTCAAGGGGATGGAGGGTATTTGTAAAGGACAATAACTTGAAAGTTGGTGATGTTTGCACTTTTGAGCTcattgttagcactaataacaCGTTCCTAGTTCACATCTTTAGAGAGTCAGACAATGCAAATAGTCCAACATCTCAAG AATCTGTTAAAGTAGAGGAGCTTGTTAAGGACTAA
- the LOC130729444 gene encoding B3 domain-containing protein Os03g0619800-like isoform X2: MAPKFPLENPTTHFFKIITLHDHEGKLMIPRAFVEKYGEGLPKTVFVKPPNGAEWKLDLVKSDGEIWFQKGWKEFAEHHSLAHGHLLLFRYGGTSHFQLRIFAMNALEINYPVKTVECKRASDAKGKKPANNENSEDYKEGRKRKANLSLEVLQPCKMETGGCVKAGSAFKFRKTASPHTDKMCKGKQVITAKQVTALERASSFKICNPSFLIFMHPSYIRGYMNLPPEFCLRHLDLSKPQGVFNLLLNGRVWTAGYVIWKTKIALSSRWRAFVTDNKLKVGDVCTFELIAKTNNTFQVHIFRESDNASCSTSQVSDLRAGQKREANLLSESLRPCKVGRSRCARVGNSLKLQKGASSSTDKKCLGKEGITAKQVTALDRARSFKICNPSVLIFMYPSYIIHGQLNLPSNFCLRHLDLRKPRGFINLEMLNGTVSTVKYLIKKSNTQKKIVLGRGWKAFVKDNNLKVGDVCSFELIAKTCNTFQVHIFRESDNANCPTSQDIRGGIKRKANLSSESLQPCKVGRSRCAKVGNSLKLKKGASFSTDKRCQGKQVIAAKQVTALDRASSFKTCNPSFLIFMRPTYVTRGEMNLPARFCLQHLDLSKPKGDINLGVVNGRVWTVKYLIRKSKRRVKIVLPSRGWRVFVKDNNLKVGDVCTFELIVSTNNTFLVHIFRESDNANSPTSQESVKVEELVKD, translated from the exons ATGGCTCCTAAGTTTCCTCTGGAGAACCCAACAACCCACTTTTTCAAGATCATAACCCTTCATGATCATGAAGGAAAGCTA ATGATCCCAAGAGCATTTGTGGAGAAATATGGAGAAGGCTTGCCGAAAACTGTATTTGTTAAGCCTCCAAATGGTGCAGAGTGGAAATTAGATTTGGTTAAAAGTGATGGTGAAATATGGTTTCAAAAGGGGTGGAAAGAGTTTGCAGAACATCATTCTCTAGCTCATGGCCATCTTCTGCTTTTCAGATACGGAGGAACTTCCCATTTTCAGCTACGCATCTTTGCTATGAATGCCTTGGAGATAAACTATCCTGTGAAAACAGTAGAATGTAAAAGGGCCTCTGATGCTAAAGGAAAGAAACCGgcaaataatgaaaattcagAAGATTACAAAGAAGGTCGAAAAAGAAAAGCTAACTTGTCATTAGAAGTTCTTCAACCATGTAAAATGGAAACTGGTGGATGTGTTAAAGCTGGAAGTGCCTTCAAATTCCGAAAGACAGCATCGCCCCATACTGACAAAATGTGTAAAG GAAAACAAGTGATTACTGCTAAGCAAGTTACAGCTCTTGAAAGAGCAAGCTCTTTCAAAATTTGTAATCCGTCCTTCCTGATTTTCATGCATCCCTCATATATCCGTGGTTACATG AATTTACCACCTGAGTTTTGTCTGAGACACTTAGATTTGAGCAAACCGCAGGGAGTTTTCAATCTTCTGTTAAATGGGAGAGTTTGGACTGCAGGATACGTAATATGGAAAACCAAAATTGCACTTTCAAGTAGATGGAGGGCATTTGTAACAGACAATAAGTTGAAAGTTGGTGATGTTTGCACCTTTGAGCTCATTGCTAAGACTAATAACACCTTCCAGGTTCACATCTTTAGAGAGTCAGACAATGCAAGTTGCTCAACATCTCAAG TTTCAGATCTCAGAGCAGGGCAGAAGAGAGAAGCTAACTTGTTATCAGAGTCTCTTCGCCCATGTAAAGTGGGAAGGAGTAGATGTGCTAGAGTTGGAAATTCCTTGAAGTTGCAAAAGGGGGCATCGTCCAGTACTGACAAAAAGTGCCTAG GAAAAGAAGGGATTACAGCCAAACAAGTTACTGCTCTTGACAGAGCAAGATCTTTCAAAATTTGCAATCCATCAGTCCTGATTTTCATGTATCCGTCATATATTATCCATGGTCAGCTG AATTTACCATCTAATTTTTGTCTGAGACACTTAGATTTGAGAAAACCAAGGGGATTCATCAATCTTGAAATGTTAAATGGGACAGTTTCGACTGTAAAGTACCTAATCAAGAAAAGCAATACACAAAAGAAAATTGTACTTGGACGTGGATGGAAAGCATTTGTAAAGGACAATAACTTGAAAGTTGGTGATGTTTGCTCCTTTGAGCTCATTGCCAAGACTTGTAACACCTTCCAGGTTCACATCTTTAGAGAGTCAGACAATGCAAATTGTCCAACATCTCAAG ATATCAGAGGAGGGATAAAGAGAAAAGCTAACTTGTCATCAGAGTCTCTTCAACCATGTAAAGTGGGAAGGAGTAGATGTGCTAAAGTTGGAAATTCCTTGAAATTGAAAAAGGGGGCATCGTTCAGTACAGACAAAAGGTGCCAAG GAAAACAAGTGATTGCTGCCAAACAAGTTACAGCTCTTGACAGAGCAAGCTCTTTCAAAACTTGTAATCCATCCTTCCTGATTTTCATGCGTCCTACATATGTTACCCGTGGTGAGATG AATTTACCAGCTAGATTTTGTCTGCAACACTTAGATTTGAGCAAACCGAAGGGAGATATCAATCTTGGAGTGGTAAATGGGAGAGTTTGGACTGTAAAGTACCTAATCAGGAAATCCAAAAGAAGAGTGAAAATTGTACTACCCTCAAGGGGATGGAGGGTATTTGTAAAGGACAATAACTTGAAAGTTGGTGATGTTTGCACTTTTGAGCTcattgttagcactaataacaCGTTCCTAGTTCACATCTTTAGAGAGTCAGACAATGCAAATAGTCCAACATCTCAAG AATCTGTTAAAGTAGAGGAGCTTGTTAAGGACTAA
- the LOC130729444 gene encoding B3 domain-containing protein Os03g0620400-like isoform X3: protein MAPKFPLENPTTHFFKIITLHDHEGKLMIPRAFVEKYGEGLPKTVFVKPPNGAEWKLDLVKSDGEIWFQKGWKEFAEHHSLAHGHLLLFRYGGTSHFQLRIFAMNALEINYPVKTVECKRASDAKGKKPANNENSEDYKEGRKRKANLSLEVLQPCKMETGGCVKAGSAFKFRKTASPHTDKMCKGKQVITAKQVTALERASSFKICNPSFLIFMHPSYIRGYMNLPPEFCLRHLDLSKPQGVFNLLLNGRVWTAGYVIWKTKIALSSRWRAFVTDNKLKVGDVCTFELIAKTNNTFQVHIFRESDNASCSTSQDLRAGQKREANLLSESLRPCKVGRSRCARVGNSLKLQKGASSSTDKKCLGKEGITAKQVTALDRARSFKICNPSVLIFMYPSYIIHGQLNLPSNFCLRHLDLRKPRGFINLEMLNGTVSTVKYLIKKSNTQKKIVLGRGWKAFVKDNNLKVGDVCSFELIAKTCNTFQVHIFRESDNANCPTSQVSDIRGGIKRKANLSSESLQPCKVGRSRCAKVGNSLKLKKGASFSTDKRCQGKQVIAAKQVTALDRASSFKTCNPSFLIFMRPTYVTRGEMNLPARFCLQHLDLSKPKGDINLGVVNGRVWTVKYLIRKSKRRVKIVLPSRGWRVFVKDNNLKVGDVCTFELIVSTNNTFLVHIFRESDNANSPTSQESVKVEELVKD, encoded by the exons ATGGCTCCTAAGTTTCCTCTGGAGAACCCAACAACCCACTTTTTCAAGATCATAACCCTTCATGATCATGAAGGAAAGCTA ATGATCCCAAGAGCATTTGTGGAGAAATATGGAGAAGGCTTGCCGAAAACTGTATTTGTTAAGCCTCCAAATGGTGCAGAGTGGAAATTAGATTTGGTTAAAAGTGATGGTGAAATATGGTTTCAAAAGGGGTGGAAAGAGTTTGCAGAACATCATTCTCTAGCTCATGGCCATCTTCTGCTTTTCAGATACGGAGGAACTTCCCATTTTCAGCTACGCATCTTTGCTATGAATGCCTTGGAGATAAACTATCCTGTGAAAACAGTAGAATGTAAAAGGGCCTCTGATGCTAAAGGAAAGAAACCGgcaaataatgaaaattcagAAGATTACAAAGAAGGTCGAAAAAGAAAAGCTAACTTGTCATTAGAAGTTCTTCAACCATGTAAAATGGAAACTGGTGGATGTGTTAAAGCTGGAAGTGCCTTCAAATTCCGAAAGACAGCATCGCCCCATACTGACAAAATGTGTAAAG GAAAACAAGTGATTACTGCTAAGCAAGTTACAGCTCTTGAAAGAGCAAGCTCTTTCAAAATTTGTAATCCGTCCTTCCTGATTTTCATGCATCCCTCATATATCCGTGGTTACATG AATTTACCACCTGAGTTTTGTCTGAGACACTTAGATTTGAGCAAACCGCAGGGAGTTTTCAATCTTCTGTTAAATGGGAGAGTTTGGACTGCAGGATACGTAATATGGAAAACCAAAATTGCACTTTCAAGTAGATGGAGGGCATTTGTAACAGACAATAAGTTGAAAGTTGGTGATGTTTGCACCTTTGAGCTCATTGCTAAGACTAATAACACCTTCCAGGTTCACATCTTTAGAGAGTCAGACAATGCAAGTTGCTCAACATCTCAAG ATCTCAGAGCAGGGCAGAAGAGAGAAGCTAACTTGTTATCAGAGTCTCTTCGCCCATGTAAAGTGGGAAGGAGTAGATGTGCTAGAGTTGGAAATTCCTTGAAGTTGCAAAAGGGGGCATCGTCCAGTACTGACAAAAAGTGCCTAG GAAAAGAAGGGATTACAGCCAAACAAGTTACTGCTCTTGACAGAGCAAGATCTTTCAAAATTTGCAATCCATCAGTCCTGATTTTCATGTATCCGTCATATATTATCCATGGTCAGCTG AATTTACCATCTAATTTTTGTCTGAGACACTTAGATTTGAGAAAACCAAGGGGATTCATCAATCTTGAAATGTTAAATGGGACAGTTTCGACTGTAAAGTACCTAATCAAGAAAAGCAATACACAAAAGAAAATTGTACTTGGACGTGGATGGAAAGCATTTGTAAAGGACAATAACTTGAAAGTTGGTGATGTTTGCTCCTTTGAGCTCATTGCCAAGACTTGTAACACCTTCCAGGTTCACATCTTTAGAGAGTCAGACAATGCAAATTGTCCAACATCTCAAG TTTCAGATATCAGAGGAGGGATAAAGAGAAAAGCTAACTTGTCATCAGAGTCTCTTCAACCATGTAAAGTGGGAAGGAGTAGATGTGCTAAAGTTGGAAATTCCTTGAAATTGAAAAAGGGGGCATCGTTCAGTACAGACAAAAGGTGCCAAG GAAAACAAGTGATTGCTGCCAAACAAGTTACAGCTCTTGACAGAGCAAGCTCTTTCAAAACTTGTAATCCATCCTTCCTGATTTTCATGCGTCCTACATATGTTACCCGTGGTGAGATG AATTTACCAGCTAGATTTTGTCTGCAACACTTAGATTTGAGCAAACCGAAGGGAGATATCAATCTTGGAGTGGTAAATGGGAGAGTTTGGACTGTAAAGTACCTAATCAGGAAATCCAAAAGAAGAGTGAAAATTGTACTACCCTCAAGGGGATGGAGGGTATTTGTAAAGGACAATAACTTGAAAGTTGGTGATGTTTGCACTTTTGAGCTcattgttagcactaataacaCGTTCCTAGTTCACATCTTTAGAGAGTCAGACAATGCAAATAGTCCAACATCTCAAG AATCTGTTAAAGTAGAGGAGCTTGTTAAGGACTAA